A single Meles meles chromosome 20, mMelMel3.1 paternal haplotype, whole genome shotgun sequence DNA region contains:
- the LRRN1 gene encoding leucine-rich repeat neuronal protein 1, with amino-acid sequence MARMSFVLAACQLVLGLLMTSLTGSSLQNSECPQLCVCEIRPWFTPQSTYREATTVDCNDLRLTRIPSNLSSDTQVLLLQSNNIAKTVDELQQLFNLTELDFSQNNFTNIKEVGLTNLTQLTTLHLEENQITEMTDYCLQDLSNLQELYINHNQISTISANAFSGLKNLLRLHLNSNKLKVIDSRWFDSTPNLEILMIGENPVIGILDMNFKPLSNLRSLVLAGMYLTDIPGNALVGLDSLESLSFYDNKLVKVPQLALQKVPNLKFLDLNKNPIHKIQEGDFKNMLRLKELGINNMGELVSVDRYALDNLPELTKLEATNNPKLSYIHRLAFRSVPALESLMLNNNALNAVYQKTVESLPNLREISIHSNPLRCDCVIHWINSNKTNIRFMEPLSMFCAMPPEYRGQQVKEVLIQDSSEQCLPMISHDTFPNHLNMDIGTTVFLDCRAMAEPEPEIYWVTPLGNKITVDTLSDKYKLSSEGTLEISNIQIEDSGRYTCVAQNVEGADTRVVTIKVNGTLLDGTQVLKIYVKQTESHSILVSWKVNSNVMTSNLKWSSATMKIDNPHITYTARVPVDVHEYNLTHLQPSTDYEVCLTVSNIHQQTQKSCVNVTTKNAAFALDISDQETSTALAAVMGSMFAVISLASIAVYIAKRFKRKNYHHSLKKYMQKTSSIPLNELYPPLINLWEGDSEKDKDGSADTKPTQVDTSRSYYMW; translated from the coding sequence ATGGCTAGGATGAGCTTTGTTTTAGCAGCTTGCCAGTTGGTGCTGGGCTTGCTAATGACTTCATTAACTGGGTCTTCCCTACAAAATAGTGAGTGTCCACAACTTTGTGTATGTGAAATTAGGCCCTGGTTCACCCCGCAGTCAACATATAGAGAAGCTACTACTGTTGATTGCAATGATCTCCGCTTAACAAGGATTCCCAGCAACCTTTCCAGTGATACCCAAGTGCTTCTCTTACAGAGCAATAACATCGCAAAGACCGTGGATGAGCTCCAGCAGCTTTTCAACTTGACTGAGCTAGATTTCTCCCAAAACAACTTTACAAATATTAAGGAGGTAGGGCTGACAAACCTAACCCAGCTCACTACTCTACATTTGGAGGAAAATCAAATTACAGAAATGACTGATTACTGTCTGCAAGACCTCAGCAACCTTCAAGAACTCTATATCAACCATAACCAGATTAGCACTATTTCTGCTAATGCTTTTTCAggcttaaaaaatcttttaaggcTTCACTTGAACTCTAATAAATTGAAAGTTATCGATAGCCGCTGGTTTGATTCAACACCCAACCTGGAAATACTCATGATTGGGGAAAACCCTGTGATTGGAATTCTAGATATGAACTTTAAACCCCTCTCAAATTTGAGAAGCCTGGTTTTGGCAGGAATGTATCTCACTGATATCCCTGGAAATGCCTTGGTGGGCTTGGATAGCCTTGAAAGTCTGTCTTTTTATGATAACAAACTGGTCAAGGTTCCTCAGCTTGCTCTGCAAAAAGttccaaatttaaaattcttagaccTCAACAAAAACCCCATTCACAAAATCCAAGAAGGGGATTTCAAAAATATGCTTCGACTGAAAGAACTTGGAATCAACAACATGGGGGAACTTGTTTCTGTGGATCGCTATGCCCTTGATAACTTGCCTGAACTCACAAAGTTAGAAGCCACCAATAACCCCAAATTATCTTATATTCACCGCTTGGCTTTTCGAAGTGTTCCTGCCCTAGAAAGCTTGATGCTGAACAACAATGCCTTGAATGCTGTTTACCAAAAGACAGTAGAATCCCTTCCCAATCTTCGTGAGATTAGTATCCACAGCAATCCTCTGAGATGTGATTGTGTCATCCACTGGATTAATTCCAACAAGACCAACATCCGATTCATGGAGCCTTTGTCCATGTTCTGTGCCATGCCACCTGAATATAGAGGGCAGCAGGTGAAGGAAGTTTTAATCCAGGATTCAAGTGAACAGTGCCTCCCAATGATATCTCATGACACATTCCCAAATCACTTAAACATGGATATTGGCACAACAGTTTTCCTAGACTGTCGGGCCATGGCTGAGCCAGAACCTGAAATTTACTGGGTCACTCCTCTTGGAAATAAGATAACTGTGGATACACTTTCAGATAAATACAAGCTAAGTAGTGAAGGTACTTTAGAAATATCTAACATACAAATTGAAGACTCAGGAAGATACACCTGCGTTGCCCAGAATGTGGAGGGGGCCGACACACGTGTGGTAACAATTAAGGTTAATGGAACCCTTCTGGATGGTACCCAGGTGCTGAAAATATATGTCAAGCAGACAGAATCTCATTCCATTTTAGTGTCCTGGAAAGTTAATTCCAATGTCATGACATCAAACTTAAAATGGTCCTCTGCCACCATGAAGATTGACAATCCTCACATAACATACACCGCCAGGGTCCCAGTAGATGTTCATGAGTACAACCTAACACATCTGCAGCCTTCCACAGATTATGAAGTGTGTCTCACAGTGTCCAATATTCATCAGCAGACTCAAAAGTCGTGTGTCAATGTCACAACTAAAAATGCCGCCTTTGCACTGGACATTTCCGACCAAGAAACAAGTACGGCCCTTGCTGCAGTAATGGGGTCCATGTTTGCCGTCATTAGCCTCGCATCCATTGCTGTGTACATTGCCAAAAGGTTTAAGAGGAAAAACTACCACCATTCATTAAAAAAGTATATGCAAAAAACTTCTTCAATCCCACTAAATGAGCTGTACCCACCACTCATTAACCTCTGGGAAGGTGACAGTGAGAAAGACAAAGATGGTTCTGCAGACACCAAGCCAACCCAGGTTGACACATCCAGAAGCTATTACATGTGGTAA